Proteins encoded within one genomic window of Hevea brasiliensis isolate MT/VB/25A 57/8 chromosome 8, ASM3005281v1, whole genome shotgun sequence:
- the LOC110653274 gene encoding uncharacterized protein LOC110653274 yields MAILAILALLVGICSLSFTVGSAIWGKWKKICSDAKKVVHNFKNLSSELEALLHLGTDMERMATERGITSDHEYNYWRNTRIFEICHEAGNLIRRYKLEENLSKKQLAELSKKMEDCAKRVRNLRKDAEKFFPRFEKKSRKRIKSKAKEPRKGK; encoded by the coding sequence ATGGCAATTCTTGCAATTCTGGCACTATTAGTCGGTATTTGTTCGCTGTCATTCACTGTTGGAAGCGCAATATGGGGCAAATGGAAGAAGATATGTTCTGATGCTAAGAAAGTGGTACATAACTTCAAGAATTTGAGCTCGGAGTTAGAAGCTCTGCTTCATTTAGGGACGGACATGGAGAGGATGGCCACTGAACGTGGAATAACTTCTGATCATGAATACAACTACTGGAGGAACACAAGAATATTTGAGATATGTCATGAAGCTGGAAATTTGATTAGACGTTATAAACTGGAAGAGAACCTGTCTAAAAAGCAGCTAGCAGAACTCAGCAAAAAAATGGAGGACTGTGCAAAAAGAGTTAGAAACCTGCGTAAAGATGCAGAAAAATTTTTTCCTAGATTTGAAAAGAAAAGCAGAAAAAGAATCAAATCAAAAGCAAAGGAACCCAGAAAAGGAAAATAA
- the LOC110652322 gene encoding probable disease resistance protein At4g27220, protein MSGLQDLEAEILGTKQPFLSQPFGWVSSNSVLFPSSSSKSSVSRTRSRRTFFDVRGTCFLCEEPLGDHRDIFMYRGDSFCSKECRLRQMAKDETSDRIQINPSDPASVRMARIKSKLGKKFDTRTIFEGITEVRDQCWTKATHPRAELENKQKPICIAPSETLLEAIIEKDMKFDRSLNIIMGSMGNSDIGKIGIYGRAGIGKSTLLETLRDQPMVRRFFESVIWVKVSMVWRMIQVQQEILRQLASRKIDHNEHINSQGLFNLLNCKKFLLILDDVCEFINLEMMGIPKPTPENGCKIILTTRLEQICDQMAVDWKVRLEDLLSWELFCQNVGEIVDSSPSVQPLARRIVEMCCHCSHAIILVARALKDACDIRIWNNVLETLSKEPVWVISHQDKLEIIMINALKFSYECLPDDITRKCLRNCVQLFQNQVFKVALLIDSWIADGLIDNHHKGNQILDTLTSANLLRRTSGSQFVELEETYRHILVDHIILPEEGRLFLMQGGMRLTETPKVEEWESSKVIYLMDNELSVLPENPRCLILEALFLQRNCKLREIPPSFFHHMPALKILNLSRTRIKSLPESVFKLVSLRRLYLNNCELLMALSPSVGELKHLEVLDLQGTEIMDLPKEIERLTNLTCLEVSFCEPMNHRRSKQSNPLIPCGMISALSQLEELSIDASPDDEWWNACVEDVVSEVCHLPVLNTLKFYFPRVELLRYFKWYDAVMADPPLSHFRFTVGCRVKRIISRLPSDIEFELERYARCLKYVNGTAIPGDIKQALRHATAIFLDRHVTIRKLSEFGYGNLKQLKCCVVGECNELQAIIDGDQIEARLGDLALEYLHIYYMKNLRSIWEGPLHDSGLFVLKFLTLRACPQLTTIFTSELLRTLICLEELTVDDCPEIINLVACYKCEDVQIFPRLKKVSLHYLPRLVGFSECLVFVIAPISKSYLFLIKL, encoded by the exons ATGTCTGGACTTCAAG ACTTGGAAGCTGAAATCTTAGGGACGAAACAGCCATTCCTCTCTCAGCCATTTGGTTGGGTGAGTAGCAATAGTGTATTATTTCCGAGCAGCTCATCAAAATCTTCAGTTTCACGTACAAGATCTCGAAGGACGTTTTTTGATGTTCGGGGAACTTGTTTTCTTTGCGAGGAACCTTTGGGTGATCACAGAGACATATTCATGTACAG AGGAGATTCATTCTGTAGCAAGGAATGCCGGCTACGCCAAATGGCTAAAGATGAAACCAGTGACCGAATACAGATCAATCCTAGTGATCCAG CTTCAGTGAGAATGGCAAGGATTAAATCTAAGCTGGGCAAGAAATTTGACACAAGAACCATTTTTGAGGGAATAACTGAAGTTAGGGATCAATGTTGGACCAAAGCAACACACCCAAGAGCAGAACTAGAGAATAAACAGAAACCAATATGCATTGCTCCATCTGAGACATTACTTGAAGCTATTATAGaaaaagatatgaaatttgatcGTAGCCTGAACATAATCATGGGAAGCATGGGAAATTCAGATATAGGTAAGATTGGGATTTATGGAAGAGCAGGGATTGGAAAATCAACTTTGTTAGAAACCCTGAGGGATCAGCCTATGGTAAGGAGATTTTTTGAAAGTGTTATTTGGGTTAAGGTTTCCATGGTTTGGCGCATGATCCAGGTGCAGCAGGAGATCTTGAGACAATTAGCTTCTAGAAAGATTGATCATAATGAGCATATAAACTCACAGGGACTGTTCAATTTGCTAAATTGCAAGAAGTTCTTATTAATTTTGGATGATGTTTGTGAGTTCATAAATCTAGAAATGATGGGAATCCCTAAGCCAACCCCTGAAAATGGTTGCAAGATAATTTTGACAACTAGATTAGAGCAGATATGCGATCAGATGGCAGTGGACTGGAAGGTAAGACTAGAAGATTTATTGTCCTGGGAATTGTTTTGCCAGAATGTTGGTGAAATTGTGGATTCTTCTCCCAGCGTTCAACCACTAGCAAGAAGAATAGTTGAGATGTGTTGCCACTGTTCACATGCCATCATCCTAGTTGCAAGGGCATTAAAAGATGCTTGTGATATTCGTATCTGGAACAATGTGCTTGAAACATTAAGCAAGGAACCTGTATGGGTGATATCTCATCAAGACAAATTAGAAATTATCATGATTAATGCATTAAAATTCAGCTATGAATGTCTACCTGATGACATAACTAGAAAATGCTTAAGAAATTGTGTGCAGCTTTTTCAGAATCAAGTGTTTAAAGTAGCATTGTTGATAGATAGCTGGATTGCAGATGGTCTAATAGATAACCATCATAAAGGCAATCAAATTCTGGACACGCTGACAAGTGCCAATCTACTGAGGAGAACTTCTGGCAGTCAATTTGTTGAGCTGGAGGAGACGTATCGACATATATTAGTAGATCATATCATCTTACCAGAGGAGGGGAGATTGTTTCTGATGCAAGGAGGTATGAGATTGACTGAGACACCAAAGGTTGAGGAATGGGAGAGCTCGAAAGTTATTTACTTGATGGATAATGAACTATCGGTGTTGCCAGAGAATCCAAGATGCCTCATACTAGAAGCATTGTTCCTCCAAAGAAATTGCAAATTAAGAGAGATACCTCCATCATTTTTCCATCATATGCCTGCTCTAAAAATCCTGAACCTGTCCAGAACTCGCATCAAGTCTTTGCCAGAATCTGTATTCAAGTTGGTGAGCCTTAGAAGGCTCTATTTAAATAATTGTGAACTGCTTATGGCATTGTCTCCTAGTGTTGGAGAGCTGAAGCATCTTGAGGTACTTGATCTTCAAGGGACAGAGATCATGGATCTGCCTAAGGAAATTGAACGATTAACAAATCTGACATGCTTGGAAGTGTCATTCTGTGAGCCTATGAATCATAGAAGATCAAAACAGTCAAATCCTTTGATTCCTTGTGGTATGATATCTGCTTTATCACAGTTAGAAGAATTAAGCATCGACGCGAGTCCTGATGATGAATGGTGGAATGCATGTGTGGAGGATGTTGTTTCTGAAGTTTGTCACTTACCAGTGCTAAACACACTTAAATTCTACTTTCCTAGGGTAGAACTTCTGAGATATTTCAAGTGGTATGATGCTGTTATGGCAGATCCACCATTGTCACATTTCAGATTTACTGTTGGTTGTAGGGTCAAGCGCATCATATCTCGACTCCCTAGCGATATTGAGTTCGAGTTGGAACGATATGCTAGGTGCTTGAAGTATGTAAATGGTACAGCAATCCCTGGAGATATCAAGCAGGCACTTAGACATGCAACTGCAATTTTCTTAGATCGCCATGTGACTATTAGAAAATTATCTGAATTTGGATATGGAAATCTGAAGCAACTAAAATGTTGTGTGGTGGGGGAATGCAATGAGCTTCAAGCAATTATAGATGGAGATCAAATAGAAGCCAGACTTGGTGATTTAGCACTGGAATATCTGCACATATACTATATGAAGAATTTAAGAAGCATATGGGAGGGACCATTGCATGATAGTGGCTTATTTGTTCTGAAATTCTTGACTCTGCGCGCATGTCCACAGTTAACCACCATTTTCACTTCGGAATTGCTTAGAACTCTCATATGTCTAGAAGAGCTCACAGTTGATGATTGCCCTGAAATCATAAACTTAGTGGCCTGCTATAAATGCGAGGATGTACAAATCTTCCCAAGGTTAAAGAAGGTATCTCTCCATTACTTGCCTAGACTGGTTGGATTCTCCGAGTGTTTGGTGTTTGTTATTGCCCCAATCTCAAAAAGCTACCTATTCTTGATAAAGCTTTAA